Proteins from a single region of Azospira inquinata:
- the metK gene encoding methionine adenosyltransferase, with translation MAKEFLFTSESVSEGHPDKVADQISDSVLDAILAEDPKGRVACETLVSTGLVVMSGEITTKANINYRDIAQEAVRRIGYTDSEIGFDYKSCAILVAINKQSPDIAQGVNEGEGLDLDQGAGDQGLMFGYACNETPSLMPLPIYYAHRIMQRQAEVRKDGRLPWLRPDAKSQLTVKYVDGKPVAIDTVVVSTQHSPEVSHAQITEAVVEEIIKPVLPPELLNGNTRYLINPTGRFVVGGPHGDCGLTGRKIIVDTYGGAAHHGGGAFSGKDPSKVDRSAAYAGRYVAKNIVAAGLADKCEVQVAYAIGVAKPVSLMVNTFGTGKIADEKIVELVGRHFDLRPKGIIQTLDLLRPIYAKTAAYGHFGREEPEFTWEATDKAAALRADAGL, from the coding sequence TTGGCAAAAGAGTTTCTGTTTACCTCGGAATCCGTTTCCGAAGGCCATCCGGACAAGGTCGCTGACCAGATTTCCGATTCCGTGCTGGACGCCATTCTGGCGGAAGACCCCAAGGGCCGGGTCGCCTGCGAAACCCTGGTATCCACCGGTCTGGTGGTCATGTCCGGGGAAATCACCACCAAAGCCAACATCAATTACCGGGACATCGCCCAGGAAGCGGTGCGGCGCATTGGTTACACCGATTCGGAAATCGGCTTCGACTACAAGTCCTGCGCCATTCTGGTGGCCATCAACAAGCAATCCCCGGACATCGCCCAGGGGGTGAATGAAGGGGAAGGCCTGGATCTGGACCAGGGTGCCGGCGACCAGGGGCTGATGTTCGGCTATGCCTGCAACGAAACCCCGTCCCTCATGCCCCTGCCCATCTACTACGCCCACCGCATCATGCAGCGTCAGGCCGAGGTGCGCAAGGATGGTCGCCTGCCCTGGCTGCGTCCCGACGCCAAGAGCCAGCTCACGGTGAAATACGTGGACGGTAAGCCGGTGGCCATCGACACCGTGGTGGTTTCCACCCAGCACAGCCCGGAAGTCTCCCACGCCCAGATTACCGAAGCGGTGGTAGAAGAAATCATCAAGCCCGTGCTGCCCCCGGAATTGCTCAACGGCAACACCCGCTACCTGATCAACCCCACCGGCCGGTTCGTAGTGGGCGGTCCCCACGGGGACTGCGGCCTCACCGGGCGCAAGATCATTGTGGACACCTACGGCGGTGCCGCCCACCACGGCGGCGGCGCTTTTTCCGGCAAGGATCCTTCCAAGGTGGACCGCTCCGCCGCCTACGCGGGCCGCTATGTGGCCAAGAACATCGTGGCCGCCGGTCTGGCGGACAAGTGCGAAGTCCAGGTAGCCTATGCCATCGGCGTGGCCAAGCCCGTTTCCCTGATGGTGAATACCTTCGGCACGGGCAAGATCGCCGATGAAAAAATTGTGGAACTGGTGGGCCGTCACTTCGACCTGCGTCCCAAGGGCATTATCCAAACCCTGGACCTGCTCCGCCCCATCTACGCCAAAACCGCCGCCTACGGCCACTTCGGTCGGGAAGAGCCGGAATTCACCTGGGAAGCCACGGACAAGGCGGCTGCCCTGCGGGCCGACGCGGGCCTATAA
- a CDS encoding fatty acid--CoA ligase: MPVQLVAATPSAYAFPLLIKHLLHSALTQHPDQEIVYRDKVRHTYRDLEQRIGRLANGLAGLGVEAGKTVAIMDWDSHRYLECFFAVPMMGAVLQTVNVRLTQDQLLYTLNHARADVLLVNSEFLPLLAAFADKLETVKTLVLIHGDQAGESKAGLDLPFATDYETLLAQSSPDYDFPDFDENAKATTFYTTGTTGLPKGVYFSHRQLVLHSLSAATALGTAARQGRLHRDDVYMPITPMFHVHAWGLPYVATMLGLKQVYPGRYQADMLLKLRREEKVSFSHCVPTVLHMILNHPHAKDTDLSGWKVMIGGSALAQALACTALARGMDLFTGYGMSETCPILTIAHLPSDLVDAPAEEQAVYRAKTGLTLPLVDLRLTDPNMGELPRDGQTTGEVVVRSPWLTQGYLHAPEASEELWEGGYLHTADIGFMDAQGWLQITDRIKDVIKTGGEWTSSLQLEDIVGQHPAVHEVAVVGVRDDKWGERPLALVVLKPEWEGKITAHTIRNFAAHAAEVQGVTRYGVLIQVSFVKTLARTSVGKINKRQIREDLSKAKG, translated from the coding sequence ATGCCGGTCCAACTCGTCGCCGCCACGCCTTCCGCCTATGCCTTTCCCCTGCTCATCAAGCACCTGCTCCACTCGGCCCTGACCCAGCATCCGGATCAGGAAATCGTTTACCGGGACAAGGTGCGCCACACCTACCGGGATCTGGAACAGCGCATCGGCCGGCTGGCCAACGGTCTGGCCGGGCTGGGGGTGGAAGCGGGCAAGACGGTGGCCATCATGGACTGGGACAGCCACCGCTATTTGGAATGTTTTTTTGCCGTGCCCATGATGGGGGCGGTGCTGCAAACGGTGAATGTGCGCCTCACTCAGGACCAGCTCCTGTACACCCTGAACCACGCCCGGGCCGACGTGCTTCTGGTCAATAGCGAATTCCTGCCCCTCCTGGCCGCCTTTGCGGACAAGCTGGAAACGGTGAAGACCCTGGTACTGATCCACGGAGATCAGGCCGGGGAAAGCAAGGCGGGCCTGGACCTGCCCTTCGCCACGGATTACGAAACCCTGCTGGCCCAGTCTTCCCCGGACTACGATTTCCCTGACTTTGACGAAAACGCCAAGGCCACCACCTTCTACACCACCGGCACCACGGGCTTGCCCAAGGGGGTCTATTTCAGCCATCGCCAGCTGGTGTTGCACAGCCTTTCCGCGGCCACCGCCCTGGGCACCGCCGCCCGCCAGGGGCGCCTGCACCGGGACGACGTGTACATGCCCATCACCCCCATGTTCCACGTGCATGCCTGGGGCCTGCCCTACGTGGCCACCATGCTGGGCCTGAAACAGGTCTATCCGGGCCGCTACCAGGCGGACATGCTCCTCAAGCTGCGCCGGGAGGAAAAGGTGAGCTTTTCCCACTGCGTCCCCACGGTGCTGCACATGATCCTCAACCATCCCCACGCCAAGGACACGGACCTGTCCGGCTGGAAGGTGATGATCGGCGGCTCCGCCTTGGCCCAGGCCCTCGCCTGTACGGCCCTGGCCCGGGGCATGGACCTCTTTACCGGCTACGGCATGTCGGAAACCTGCCCCATCCTCACCATCGCCCACCTCCCCAGCGACCTGGTGGATGCCCCGGCGGAGGAGCAGGCGGTGTACCGGGCCAAGACCGGCCTCACCCTGCCCCTGGTGGATTTGCGCCTGACCGACCCCAACATGGGGGAACTGCCCCGGGACGGCCAGACCACGGGGGAAGTGGTGGTGCGCTCCCCCTGGCTCACCCAGGGCTACCTCCACGCTCCGGAAGCCTCGGAGGAGTTGTGGGAAGGGGGCTACCTGCACACCGCCGACATCGGTTTTATGGACGCCCAGGGCTGGCTGCAAATCACGGACCGGATCAAGGACGTGATCAAAACCGGCGGGGAATGGACCTCCTCCCTGCAACTGGAAGACATCGTGGGCCAACACCCGGCGGTCCATGAAGTGGCCGTGGTGGGGGTGCGGGACGACAAGTGGGGGGAACGGCCCCTGGCCCTGGTGGTGTTAAAGCCGGAATGGGAAGGCAAAATCACCGCCCACACCATCCGCAACTTCGCCGCCCACGCAGCGGAAGTGCAAGGCGTCACCCGCTACGGGGTGCTGATCCAGGTGAGCTTCGTCAAAACCCTGGCCCGCACCAGCGTGGGCAAAATCAACAAGCGCCAGATCCGGGAAGATTTGTCCAAGGCCAAGGGCTAA
- a CDS encoding methyl-accepting chemotaxis protein, producing MSVAKRLILLVCTSLIALAILGWVALDTAGRLDGRLNEINESVMPSVIGTDGAAAQLFESRSLVLTHILVTDTTRKAAVMASIQEARKSFLDKVGRQRPLDDQDRALLQEANTQVSRYFALVDQALALSNDGKNEAAREMILSHGAQIKAMMQAVNNLLAYEASLTGKVAQASAADYHNSIILLLGVIGLAAAFSIVMGVMTYRRVEGPLVAVERLVEEVESELDFTRRVPVTGKDEISAMAAAFNRLLDRMQQSLSDITKHASEVSDAAAQMATAAQQVSVSSSQQSDAAASMAATVEEMTVSVTHVADRAGETNQLAVRSGQVATEGAEVIGHTVEDINGIAQVVRSAAEHIDLLDQDSAKVNTVVAVIREVADQTNLLALNAAIEAARAGEAGRGFAVVADEVRKLAERTASSTQEIASTIGSMQTSAKSAAEGMRAAVDQVESGVARTAQASDSIREISQVSQDTEARVGEISEAIREQSVASTSIAQQVERIAQMTEENSAAAAATADTARHLDELAGAMRQVVGQYRV from the coding sequence ATGTCGGTCGCCAAACGTCTCATTCTGCTGGTTTGTACTTCCCTCATTGCCCTGGCCATACTCGGCTGGGTGGCCCTGGATACGGCGGGTCGCCTGGACGGGCGCCTCAATGAAATTAACGAATCGGTCATGCCCAGCGTCATTGGCACGGACGGGGCGGCGGCCCAGTTGTTTGAAAGCCGTTCCCTGGTGCTGACCCATATCCTGGTCACTGACACCACCCGCAAGGCGGCCGTCATGGCATCCATCCAGGAAGCCCGCAAGTCTTTCCTGGATAAGGTGGGGCGCCAGCGTCCCCTGGATGACCAGGACCGGGCCCTGTTGCAGGAAGCCAATACCCAGGTGAGCCGTTATTTCGCCCTGGTGGACCAGGCCCTGGCCCTGTCCAATGACGGTAAAAACGAGGCGGCCCGGGAGATGATTCTGAGCCATGGGGCCCAGATCAAGGCCATGATGCAGGCGGTCAATAACCTGCTGGCCTATGAGGCTTCCCTGACCGGGAAAGTGGCCCAGGCTTCGGCGGCGGATTACCACAACAGCATTATTCTGCTGCTCGGGGTTATCGGTCTGGCGGCGGCATTTTCCATTGTCATGGGGGTCATGACCTACCGTCGGGTGGAAGGGCCCCTGGTGGCCGTGGAACGGCTGGTGGAAGAGGTGGAAAGCGAGCTGGATTTCACCCGCCGGGTGCCGGTCACGGGTAAGGACGAAATTTCCGCTATGGCGGCGGCCTTCAACCGGTTGCTGGACCGGATGCAGCAAAGCCTGTCCGACATTACCAAGCACGCCTCCGAAGTGTCCGACGCCGCCGCCCAGATGGCTACGGCGGCCCAGCAGGTGTCCGTCAGTTCCTCCCAGCAAAGCGATGCGGCGGCCAGCATGGCGGCCACGGTGGAAGAAATGACCGTGAGCGTCACCCACGTGGCGGACCGGGCCGGGGAAACCAACCAGCTGGCCGTGCGTTCCGGCCAGGTGGCTACCGAAGGGGCGGAGGTGATCGGCCATACGGTGGAAGACATCAACGGCATCGCCCAGGTGGTGCGCAGCGCCGCCGAACACATCGATCTGCTGGATCAGGACAGCGCCAAGGTGAATACGGTGGTGGCGGTGATTCGGGAAGTGGCGGATCAGACCAATCTCCTGGCTCTGAATGCGGCCATCGAGGCGGCTCGGGCCGGGGAAGCGGGCCGGGGCTTTGCCGTGGTGGCTGACGAGGTGCGCAAGCTGGCGGAACGCACCGCCTCTTCCACCCAGGAAATCGCCTCCACCATCGGTTCCATGCAGACCAGCGCCAAGAGCGCCGCCGAAGGCATGCGGGCGGCGGTGGATCAGGTGGAAAGCGGCGTGGCCCGTACCGCCCAGGCCAGCGACTCGATCCGGGAAATCAGCCAGGTGTCCCAGGACACGGAAGCCCGGGTGGGGGAAATCAGCGAAGCCATTCGGGAACAAAGCGTGGCCAGCACCAGCATTGCCCAGCAGGTGGAACGGATCGCCCAGATGACGGAAGAAAACAGCGCCGCGGCGGCCGCCACGGCGGACACGGCCCGGCATCTGGACGAACTGGCTGGCGCCATGCGTCAGGTGGTGGGCCAGTACCGGGTGTGA
- the ahcY gene encoding adenosylhomocysteinase, whose protein sequence is MTAQLSHEYVVADLNLAPWGRKEIRIAETEMPGLMAIREKFATAQPLKGARITGSLHMTIQTAVLIETLTALGAEVRWASCNIFSTQDHAAAAIAQDGVSVFAVKGESLEDYWNYTHRIFEWPEANGAPVFSNMILDDGGDATLLLHLGARAEKDLSVLDHPDSEEATVLFAAIKAKLKTDPTWYSTHLAHIKGVTEETTTGVHRLYQMHARGELKIPAINVNDSVTKSKFDNLYGCRESLVDGIKRATDVMVAGKIGVVLGYGDVGKGCAQSLRGLGATVWVTEVDPICALQAAMEGYRVVTMEEAAPLGDIFVTTTGNVGVITHDHMAAMKNNAIVCNIGHFDSEIQVASLRQYQWENIKPQVDHVIFPDGKRIILLAEGRLVNLGCATGHPSFVMSNSFANQTLAQIELFTKTAQYPVGVYVLPKHLDEMVARLHLEKIGAHLTTLTAEQAAYIGVPVEGPYKAENYRY, encoded by the coding sequence GTGACCGCCCAACTCTCCCACGAATACGTCGTCGCCGACCTGAATCTGGCCCCCTGGGGCCGCAAAGAAATCCGCATTGCGGAAACCGAAATGCCCGGCCTCATGGCCATCCGGGAAAAATTCGCCACCGCCCAGCCTCTGAAGGGCGCCCGCATTACGGGCTCCCTGCACATGACCATCCAGACGGCAGTGCTCATCGAGACCCTGACCGCCCTGGGGGCGGAAGTGCGCTGGGCCTCCTGCAATATTTTCTCCACCCAGGATCACGCCGCCGCCGCCATCGCCCAGGACGGGGTGTCCGTTTTCGCCGTCAAGGGCGAATCCCTGGAAGATTACTGGAACTACACCCACCGCATTTTTGAATGGCCGGAAGCCAACGGTGCCCCCGTGTTCAGCAACATGATCCTGGACGATGGGGGTGACGCCACCCTGCTGCTGCACCTGGGCGCCCGGGCGGAAAAAGATCTGTCCGTGCTGGATCATCCGGACAGCGAAGAAGCCACCGTGCTGTTCGCCGCCATCAAGGCCAAGCTGAAGACCGATCCCACCTGGTATTCCACCCATCTGGCCCATATCAAGGGCGTCACCGAAGAAACCACCACTGGGGTGCACCGGCTCTACCAAATGCACGCCCGGGGCGAACTGAAGATTCCCGCCATCAACGTCAATGACTCGGTAACCAAGTCCAAGTTCGACAACCTCTACGGCTGCCGGGAATCCCTGGTGGACGGCATCAAGCGGGCCACGGACGTAATGGTGGCGGGCAAGATCGGCGTGGTGCTGGGTTACGGCGACGTGGGTAAGGGCTGCGCCCAATCCCTGCGCGGCCTGGGCGCCACCGTGTGGGTCACGGAAGTGGACCCCATCTGCGCCCTGCAAGCCGCCATGGAAGGCTACCGGGTGGTCACCATGGAAGAAGCCGCGCCCCTGGGGGACATTTTCGTCACCACCACGGGCAATGTGGGGGTCATCACCCACGACCACATGGCGGCCATGAAGAACAACGCCATTGTCTGCAACATCGGCCACTTTGATTCCGAAATCCAGGTAGCCAGCCTGCGCCAGTACCAATGGGAAAACATCAAGCCCCAGGTGGATCACGTCATTTTCCCCGACGGCAAGCGCATCATTCTCCTGGCCGAAGGCCGTCTGGTGAATCTGGGCTGCGCCACCGGCCACCCCAGCTTCGTCATGAGCAACTCCTTCGCCAACCAGACCCTGGCCCAGATCGAGCTGTTCACCAAGACCGCCCAGTACCCGGTGGGGGTGTATGTGCTGCCCAAGCACCTGGATGAAATGGTGGCCCGCCTGCACCTGGAAAAAATCGGCGCCCACCTGACCACCCTGACCGCGGAACAGGCCGCCTACATTGGCGTCCCCGTGGAAGGCCCCTACAAGGCGGAAAACTACCGCTACTAA
- the metF gene encoding methylenetetrahydrofolate reductase [NAD(P)H], producing MTPEISIEFFPPQTSEGVDKLRAVRQQLAAAQPAFFSVTYGAGGSTRERTAAVVKEIASEGRVAAPHLSCIGSSRDSIRAILDDYRAAGIRHLVALRGDLPSGMAQSGEFRYANELVEFIRQETGDWFRLAVAAYPEWHPQAPSPAADLQAYVGKVQAGADIAITQYFYNGDAYFRFVDEARAAGADIPVFPGIMPIASFSKLARFSDACGAEIPRWMRRKFESFGDDGDSIREFGLDAVTALCQRLLDGGAPGLHFYSMNQSGLILEICRRLGLS from the coding sequence ATGACCCCGGAAATTTCCATCGAATTTTTCCCGCCCCAGACCAGCGAGGGCGTGGATAAGCTGCGGGCCGTGCGCCAGCAGCTGGCGGCGGCCCAACCCGCCTTTTTCTCCGTCACCTACGGGGCGGGCGGCTCCACCCGGGAGCGTACCGCTGCCGTGGTCAAGGAAATCGCTAGCGAAGGACGGGTCGCCGCCCCCCATCTTTCCTGTATCGGCTCTTCCCGGGATTCCATCCGGGCCATCCTGGACGACTACCGGGCCGCCGGTATCCGCCATCTGGTGGCCCTGCGCGGCGACCTGCCGTCCGGCATGGCCCAGTCCGGAGAATTCCGCTACGCCAACGAACTGGTGGAATTCATCCGCCAGGAAACCGGCGACTGGTTCCGTCTGGCCGTGGCCGCCTACCCGGAATGGCATCCCCAGGCCCCCAGCCCGGCCGCCGACCTGCAAGCCTATGTGGGCAAGGTCCAGGCCGGGGCGGACATCGCCATCACCCAGTATTTCTACAATGGGGACGCCTATTTCCGCTTTGTGGACGAGGCCCGGGCCGCCGGGGCGGATATTCCCGTGTTTCCCGGCATCATGCCTATCGCCAGTTTTTCCAAACTGGCCCGCTTCTCCGACGCCTGCGGCGCCGAAATTCCCCGCTGGATGCGGCGTAAATTCGAATCCTTCGGGGATGATGGGGATTCCATCCGGGAATTCGGCCTAGATGCGGTCACCGCCCTGTGCCAGCGCCTGCTGGACGGAGGCGCCCCGGGCCTGCATTTTTACAGCATGAACCAGTCCGGCCTGATCCTGGAAATCTGCCGCCGGCTGGGCCTTTCCTAA
- a CDS encoding rhomboid family intramembrane serine protease: MLLVPLPRRPDWRHPPLVTLAIMVLCTLIYFFWQIPGDKVQEQALDYYGKSVLREAELPAYLNYLSEQGGEKARRLRQAYAHDRWPLVLAAMENDGEFQLRLHRGQVITPHSPLYPQWQTARRHYEDLRNRAVTSRYAFTPTDPRPITWFSHMFLHGDESHLVGNMVILFITGYLVEEALGSRRYLLYYLLAGLGAAGLDLALHGQRSTGSIGASGAIAGVMAMFVVLFGARPIRFFYWIVFYFDFCVAPAILALPLWLANEAYQLWAHPESPINYVAHMGGFVAGALLAAWFRWRHPHQALPDPGATLTPAPGEAEPAASLARIQILIRELKVDEGVEALRRLSRRYPEDETVVNPYYQLAKLHPADDHYHRAAARVFALPAGDGAREARVREVLLEYMSLARPCVRFTPDGLATLARRLILAGYGEDGERLIRALQARNPDHAQIAPLLMVLARHHARQGNQEAFRRGLETLRQNFPETEEARLATQLLR; the protein is encoded by the coding sequence ATGCTGCTCGTCCCCCTGCCTCGGCGCCCGGATTGGCGCCATCCTCCCCTGGTCACCCTGGCCATCATGGTGCTGTGCACCCTGATCTACTTTTTCTGGCAGATCCCGGGGGACAAGGTCCAGGAGCAGGCCCTGGATTACTACGGCAAGTCCGTGCTGCGGGAGGCGGAACTGCCCGCCTACCTGAACTATCTTTCCGAGCAAGGCGGAGAAAAAGCCCGCCGCCTACGCCAGGCCTACGCCCATGACCGGTGGCCCCTGGTGCTGGCCGCCATGGAAAACGACGGGGAATTCCAGCTTCGCCTGCATCGGGGTCAGGTCATTACCCCCCACTCCCCCCTCTATCCCCAGTGGCAGACCGCCCGCCGCCATTACGAAGATCTCCGCAATCGGGCCGTCACCAGCCGCTACGCCTTCACCCCCACCGATCCCCGCCCCATCACCTGGTTCAGCCACATGTTCCTCCACGGGGACGAAAGCCATCTGGTGGGCAATATGGTGATCCTCTTCATTACCGGCTATCTGGTGGAAGAGGCCCTGGGAAGCCGGCGCTACCTGCTCTATTACCTGCTCGCCGGACTGGGGGCCGCCGGACTGGATCTGGCTCTCCACGGCCAGCGCAGCACCGGCAGCATCGGCGCTTCCGGGGCCATTGCGGGGGTCATGGCCATGTTTGTGGTGCTCTTCGGCGCCCGGCCCATCCGCTTTTTTTACTGGATCGTTTTCTACTTCGACTTCTGCGTCGCCCCCGCCATCCTGGCCCTGCCCCTATGGCTGGCCAACGAGGCCTACCAGCTCTGGGCCCACCCGGAAAGCCCCATCAATTACGTGGCCCACATGGGAGGCTTTGTCGCCGGCGCCCTGCTGGCCGCCTGGTTCCGCTGGCGCCATCCCCACCAGGCCCTACCCGATCCGGGGGCTACGCTGACGCCCGCGCCAGGGGAGGCGGAGCCCGCCGCCAGCCTGGCCCGCATTCAAATCCTGATTCGGGAACTCAAGGTGGATGAAGGGGTGGAGGCCCTGCGCCGCCTTTCCCGCCGCTATCCGGAAGACGAGACGGTGGTGAATCCCTATTACCAGCTGGCCAAACTCCACCCGGCGGACGATCACTACCATCGGGCCGCCGCCCGGGTGTTTGCCCTGCCCGCGGGGGACGGGGCCCGGGAGGCCCGGGTGCGGGAGGTGCTGCTGGAGTACATGAGCCTGGCCCGACCCTGTGTGCGTTTTACCCCGGACGGCCTGGCCACCCTGGCCCGGCGCCTGATTCTGGCCGGTTACGGGGAAGACGGGGAACGCCTGATCCGGGCCTTGCAGGCCCGCAACCCGGACCATGCCCAGATCGCTCCCCTGCTCATGGTCCTGGCCCGGCACCACGCCCGTCAGGGCAATCAGGAAGCCTTCCGCCGGGGTCTGGAAACCCTGCGCCAGAATTTTCCCGAAACGGAAGAAGCCCGGCTGGCCACCCAGCTGCTGCGCTAG
- a CDS encoding tetratricopeptide repeat protein codes for MALSAAPITPFWQRLPRFFLFPLAPRTLGYLLFLAACCGAGLVLPMIKPLKLLITAVACLGAWLALTRYAYGVLEETARGHLTPEDYDRTDTSHRNSLPYKQFAVFFVMGLALGLCSLAGRFAAFVAQGVVNLSMPASIMVLTLTGSMGAALSPAGLWRVIRSIGLPYLGLCAFLFLLSLGGPELLKLVAPRLPLWAMVPAINFILMYFTLIMFNLMGYVLYQYHGDLGLAAEGDEGLAGPEGERAADPGERIAALISAGQVDQALDVAYEAQRLAPGDFRAQDRYLKLLLLGHKTERFLSHARSVLPVYLARGQLAEAWALWRRCRQLDAAWETPEATVLGLAQAAARGRDFRGALEVMKGFDRRNPGHGDIPAVYLLSAQILCEQFHQDPMAGRILETLKARYPDHPLRAEAERYLATLARLAQA; via the coding sequence ATGGCCCTCTCTGCCGCCCCCATCACCCCGTTCTGGCAGCGCCTGCCCCGCTTCTTTCTCTTCCCCCTGGCGCCCCGGACCCTGGGCTATCTGCTCTTTCTCGCCGCCTGCTGCGGGGCGGGCCTGGTCCTGCCCATGATCAAGCCCCTCAAATTGCTGATTACGGCGGTGGCCTGCCTCGGCGCCTGGCTGGCCCTGACCCGCTACGCCTACGGGGTGCTGGAGGAGACGGCCCGGGGGCACCTGACGCCGGAGGATTACGACCGGACCGATACCTCCCATCGCAATTCCCTACCCTACAAGCAATTCGCCGTGTTTTTTGTCATGGGCCTGGCCCTGGGGCTGTGCTCCCTGGCGGGTCGCTTTGCCGCGTTTGTCGCCCAGGGGGTGGTGAATCTGTCCATGCCCGCCAGCATCATGGTGCTGACCCTGACCGGCAGCATGGGGGCCGCCCTTAGCCCCGCCGGCCTGTGGCGGGTGATTCGGAGCATCGGCCTGCCCTATCTGGGCCTTTGCGCCTTCCTCTTCCTCCTCTCCCTGGGGGGACCGGAACTGCTCAAGCTGGTGGCGCCCCGGCTGCCCCTCTGGGCCATGGTGCCCGCCATCAATTTCATCCTCATGTATTTCACCCTCATCATGTTCAACCTGATGGGCTACGTGCTGTACCAATACCACGGAGACCTGGGTCTGGCCGCCGAGGGGGATGAGGGGCTGGCCGGGCCGGAAGGGGAGCGGGCGGCGGACCCGGGGGAGCGGATCGCCGCCCTTATTTCCGCCGGGCAGGTGGATCAGGCCCTGGATGTGGCCTATGAGGCCCAGCGTCTGGCCCCCGGGGATTTCCGGGCCCAGGACCGGTACCTGAAACTGCTGCTTCTAGGCCATAAGACGGAGCGTTTCTTGAGCCACGCCCGGTCCGTGCTGCCCGTGTATCTAGCCCGGGGCCAGCTGGCGGAAGCTTGGGCCCTATGGCGCCGCTGCCGCCAGCTGGACGCCGCCTGGGAGACGCCCGAGGCAACGGTGCTGGGCCTGGCCCAGGCCGCCGCCCGGGGCCGGGATTTTCGGGGGGCCCTGGAGGTGATGAAGGGTTTTGATCGCCGCAATCCGGGCCACGGGGACATTCCCGCCGTCTATCTGCTCAGCGCCCAAATCCTCTGCGAGCAGTTCCACCAGGACCCCATGGCCGGGCGCATTCTGGAAACCCTGAAAGCCCGCTACCCGGACCATCCCCTGCGGGCCGAGGCGGAACGCTATCTGGCCACCCTGGCCCGTCTGGCCCAGGCCTGA
- a CDS encoding DMT family transporter, producing the protein MSRLPWSSERLGIVLAILAALGFSFKAIFVKLAYLVSPAAPVDAVTLLSLRMVLALPAFLWIGIRSSRGAPPLSAREWLKLSALGILGYYGSSLLDFYGLRYISAGLERLILFTYPTLTVLIAVAFLGKRLEKREVASLAISYLGIGLAFAHDLHFAADLGTVLVGSAFVFASSLSYAFYLSGSAGAIQRLGSARFTALAMLVSTGATQVHFVLTQPLGALIQPWPIYACGAGMALFSTVLPVFMQSAAIRRIGASRSVLIGTLGPMLTIFFSWWLLKEPMSGAQLLGAGLVLVGVLLVSRPKSA; encoded by the coding sequence ATGTCCCGCCTCCCCTGGTCCTCCGAACGCCTGGGTATTGTCCTCGCCATCCTGGCGGCCCTGGGTTTTTCCTTCAAGGCCATTTTCGTCAAACTGGCCTATCTGGTATCCCCCGCCGCCCCGGTGGATGCGGTGACCCTGCTTTCCCTGCGCATGGTCCTGGCCCTGCCCGCCTTTCTCTGGATCGGTATCCGCTCGAGCCGGGGGGCGCCCCCCTTAAGCGCCCGGGAATGGCTCAAACTCTCGGCCCTGGGCATACTCGGCTACTACGGTTCCAGCCTGCTGGATTTCTACGGCCTGCGCTACATTTCCGCCGGCCTGGAACGGCTCATCCTGTTCACCTATCCCACCCTCACCGTGCTCATTGCCGTGGCCTTTCTCGGCAAGCGCCTGGAAAAGCGGGAGGTGGCCTCCCTGGCCATTTCCTATCTGGGCATCGGCCTGGCCTTTGCCCATGACCTCCATTTCGCCGCCGACCTGGGCACGGTGCTGGTGGGCAGCGCCTTTGTCTTCGCTTCCTCCTTGAGCTACGCCTTCTACCTCTCGGGCAGCGCCGGGGCCATCCAGCGCCTGGGCTCGGCCCGCTTCACCGCCCTGGCCATGCTGGTCTCCACCGGTGCCACCCAGGTCCATTTTGTCCTCACCCAGCCCCTGGGCGCCCTCATCCAGCCCTGGCCCATCTACGCCTGCGGCGCGGGCATGGCCCTGTTTTCCACGGTGCTGCCCGTGTTTATGCAGTCTGCGGCAATTCGCCGCATCGGCGCCTCCCGCTCCGTGCTGATCGGTACCCTGGGGCCCATGCTGACCATTTTCTTCAGCTGGTGGCTGCTCAAGGAACCCATGTCTGGGGCCCAATTGCTGGGGGCCGGGCTGGTGCTGGTGGGGGTATTACTGGTGAGCCGCCCCAAGTCTGCCTGA